In a single window of the Chloroflexota bacterium genome:
- a CDS encoding (Fe-S)-binding protein, whose amino-acid sequence MATAPQKPQSEDGISLFSGPDAPQESELYKCVHCGFCLQACPTYVETGLEAESPRGRLALMKAVNEGRIGITDTVMRHWDLCIQCRACEVACPSGVPYGNLIEATMQQVADRRKPGFVNGKIASFALNKLLPNQRMLSMVIGSMRLYQRLGMQSVMRKSGLLKLLPGNMGDLEESMPSLPSEVFKARGQVYHAQGEFRARVALLAGCVMPLVHGPEMNAVVRVLTRNGCDVVVTKGQGCCGAINSHVGDLEVTRELARLNIDAFLAEDVDHIVVASAGCGSRMKEYGHLLRNDPDYADKAEALSAKVKDIHELLAALPIVPPKGHLPYRVTYQDSCHLSNAQRVTAPPRQLLNAIPGIEFVELSNADKCCGAGGTYTITERDFSMRILDTKMRAVRETRANVIATANPGCLMQMQFGAQRDGMEVQVKYITDLLDESYSKE is encoded by the coding sequence ATGGCAACCGCCCCTCAGAAGCCCCAATCGGAAGATGGAATATCCCTGTTTTCCGGACCTGACGCGCCGCAAGAGTCCGAACTGTACAAGTGCGTCCACTGCGGCTTCTGTCTCCAAGCCTGCCCCACTTACGTCGAAACCGGCTTGGAGGCGGAATCGCCGCGCGGACGCCTTGCTCTGATGAAGGCGGTCAACGAAGGTCGAATCGGCATAACGGACACGGTGATGCGCCACTGGGACCTGTGCATCCAATGCCGCGCTTGCGAGGTCGCCTGTCCGTCTGGCGTGCCGTACGGCAACCTTATCGAAGCCACCATGCAGCAGGTCGCAGATCGCAGAAAGCCCGGCTTCGTCAACGGCAAAATCGCGTCATTCGCGCTGAACAAGTTACTGCCCAATCAGCGCATGCTGTCGATGGTCATTGGCAGCATGCGACTCTACCAGCGACTCGGCATGCAGTCGGTGATGCGCAAGAGCGGCTTGCTGAAGCTGCTGCCCGGCAACATGGGCGATTTGGAAGAATCCATGCCGTCGCTGCCGTCCGAAGTCTTCAAGGCGCGCGGTCAGGTTTATCATGCGCAGGGCGAATTCAGAGCGCGTGTCGCATTGCTTGCCGGTTGCGTTATGCCGCTGGTGCACGGACCCGAGATGAACGCCGTGGTGCGCGTCCTTACTCGAAACGGCTGCGATGTGGTCGTGACGAAGGGACAAGGCTGTTGCGGCGCGATAAACTCGCACGTGGGCGATCTCGAAGTAACACGAGAACTTGCGCGGCTCAACATCGACGCTTTCTTGGCGGAAGATGTGGATCATATCGTGGTGGCGTCGGCGGGCTGCGGTTCTCGCATGAAAGAATACGGGCATCTACTCAGAAACGACCCCGACTACGCCGACAAAGCGGAAGCATTGAGCGCAAAGGTAAAGGACATCCACGAATTGCTTGCAGCGCTGCCGATAGTGCCACCGAAGGGACACCTGCCCTATCGCGTAACCTACCAGGACTCCTGCCACCTGTCGAACGCGCAGCGCGTAACTGCCCCGCCAAGGCAACTACTCAACGCTATTCCTGGCATCGAGTTCGTCGAGCTGTCCAACGCGGACAAGTGCTGCGGCGCGGGCGGCACATACACAATCACCGAGCGCGATTTTTCGATGCGGATACTCGACACGAAGATGCGCGCCGTTCGTGAAACTAGGGCAAACGTCATCGCAACCGCGAATCCGGGCTGCCTGATGCAGATGCAATTCGGCGCGCAGCGAGACGGCATGGAAGTGCAAGTCAAATACATTACCGACCTGCTAGACGAATCATACAGCAAAGAGTAG